Proteins co-encoded in one Hyphomicrobiales bacterium genomic window:
- a CDS encoding class I SAM-dependent methyltransferase, whose protein sequence is MATQAPLTYIANYYDSVQKKNAAFPEVAEFWLSGFRHITGKKVLNLGCGPMLYDNMLRFGEAPEAYVGLDLNAASFEFLEKSDHPALVEARAKAESICPDIQFIAGDVFDHMADLEGQFDAVLGIGFFGTFEGQLFDDLVAATHQMLKPDGQLLKMTWHGAQRSARETEDKLKYRYDNEIEPPAEELVRLIEAQGFSVAVNDILDCPPNTVGWDKIQIATFNKQA, encoded by the coding sequence ATGGCGACACAAGCCCCTCTCACCTATATCGCTAACTATTATGATAGCGTTCAAAAGAAAAATGCTGCTTTTCCTGAAGTTGCAGAATTTTGGCTTTCTGGATTTCGCCATATCACAGGCAAGAAGGTATTAAACCTTGGCTGCGGTCCGATGCTTTACGATAATATGCTTCGTTTTGGCGAAGCCCCTGAAGCCTATGTCGGCCTCGATCTTAATGCTGCTTCTTTTGAATTCTTGGAAAAGAGCGACCACCCAGCCTTAGTCGAAGCGCGCGCCAAAGCGGAAAGCATCTGCCCTGATATACAATTTATTGCCGGTGATGTTTTCGATCATATGGCAGACCTTGAAGGTCAATTTGATGCTGTTTTGGGTATCGGTTTCTTTGGCACCTTTGAGGGTCAACTGTTTGATGATTTGGTGGCTGCAACCCATCAAATGCTAAAACCAGATGGTCAGCTTTTAAAAATGACATGGCACGGGGCACAGCGTAGTGCGCGTGAGACGGAAGACAAATTGAAATATCGCTATGACAATGAGATTGAACCGCCCGCTGAAGAGCTCGTCCGATTGATCGAAGCGCAGGGTTTTTCTGTCGCTGTAAATGACATTCTTGATTGCCCACCCAACACGGTTGGATGGGATAAGATTCAAATCGCAACATTCAACAAGCAAGCCTAA
- a CDS encoding DUF2244 domain-containing protein translates to MVTDVKPLSENGKSSEPFVEIFSATLRPYRSLSQNGFIILMLLFGGTCFCMGFFYVMVGAWPVFAFLGLDVLLLYIAFRANYLSAKAYEEIIVRQDALIIRRVSTRGKTQEIIFNPYWVKLHLSRDEDDIVTKISVTARGERASLGQFLNPDDKTTFAKAFSAALFEAKR, encoded by the coding sequence ATGGTTACAGATGTAAAGCCCTTAAGCGAAAACGGAAAGAGCAGTGAGCCGTTTGTGGAAATTTTCTCCGCAACGCTTAGGCCCTACCGTTCACTTAGCCAAAACGGTTTCATTATTTTGATGCTGCTTTTTGGTGGCACGTGTTTTTGTATGGGCTTTTTCTATGTCATGGTTGGTGCATGGCCAGTCTTCGCATTTTTGGGCCTTGATGTACTGCTGCTTTATATCGCTTTTCGAGCCAATTATCTTTCAGCAAAAGCCTATGAAGAAATCATCGTGCGCCAAGATGCTCTGATTATTCGGCGCGTTTCTACTCGTGGGAAAACTCAGGAAATTATATTCAATCCCTACTGGGTTAAACTCCATCTTTCACGCGATGAAGATGATATCGTCACGAAAATCTCCGTCACAGCGCGCGGCGAACGGGCAAGCCTTGGGCAGTTTCTAAATCCCGACGATAAGACCACCTTCGCTAAAGCCTTTAGCGCTGCATTGTTTGAAGCAAAACGATAA
- a CDS encoding bifunctional helix-turn-helix domain-containing protein/methylated-DNA--[protein]-cysteine S-methyltransferase — MDHLDNSLDYAVVRAAIEYLTENAKAQPDLETLAKAIGEDPFSLQKLFKRWAGISPKSFLQALTLDHAKHMLRDASSILDTSYEVGLSSPGRLHDLFVSHEAMSPGVYKAKGGGVSIYWAFHPSPFGLALVMVTDQGLAGLAFCDEGEEAEAFEDMARRWPNASYNQDSAKTAPYLARIFSREEWQPDQPLRVVFIGTDFEVRVWETLLKIPFGKATTYGDIALHLDKPKGAARAVGTAVGKNPISFVVPCHRVLGTTGKLCGYHWGLTRKQAILGWETGVSTDG; from the coding sequence ATGGATCACTTAGATAATTCGCTTGATTATGCTGTGGTAAGAGCCGCAATCGAATATTTGACTGAGAATGCAAAAGCGCAGCCAGACCTTGAAACACTGGCCAAAGCAATCGGTGAAGATCCGTTTTCCTTACAGAAGTTATTTAAACGTTGGGCCGGTATTTCGCCAAAGTCCTTCTTACAAGCCCTCACTCTGGACCACGCCAAACACATGCTCCGTGATGCCTCCAGCATTCTGGACACCTCTTATGAGGTTGGCCTTTCAAGTCCGGGCCGTTTGCACGATCTGTTTGTCTCCCACGAGGCCATGAGCCCCGGTGTTTATAAAGCCAAGGGTGGTGGCGTTTCGATTTATTGGGCGTTTCATCCCTCACCCTTCGGGTTAGCATTGGTGATGGTCACCGACCAAGGGCTCGCCGGCCTTGCCTTTTGCGACGAGGGTGAAGAAGCTGAAGCGTTTGAAGATATGGCCCGCCGTTGGCCGAATGCTAGCTACAATCAGGATAGTGCCAAAACCGCACCGTACCTTGCTCGTATATTCAGCCGTGAAGAATGGCAGCCAGACCAACCGCTACGAGTGGTTTTCATTGGTACCGATTTTGAAGTTCGTGTCTGGGAGACCTTACTCAAAATACCCTTCGGCAAAGCCACGACATATGGCGACATTGCCCTTCACTTGGATAAACCCAAAGGGGCAGCCCGTGCTGTGGGAACAGCCGTTGGCAAAAACCCAATTTCATTCGTTGTGCCTTGCCACCGCGTACTGGGGACAACGGGGAAACTATGTGGATATCACTGGGGATTAACCCGCAAACAAGCGATTTTAGGATGGGAAACTGGCGTCTCAACTGATGGCTAG
- a CDS encoding class I SAM-dependent methyltransferase — protein sequence MQIEDSANQEVASDTLPENRQDRVGWAYKVSEKTERARERFDAWAEDYDRDVHDLYGWNGPDATSDFVLKHVAKDASILDAGAGTGLMGVLLRENGYHDLTGTDISQKMLDVARTKNIYKQDFQADLTKSLPLDDSSFDCVVCVGVSGYMVAQTIGDFVRILKPSGHIIYTISDNHYYEHGYSDVVEALALSGDIKILEKGEEFAALPISDPHHKARVHVYKKIG from the coding sequence ATGCAGATTGAAGACAGCGCAAACCAAGAAGTAGCAAGCGATACCTTGCCAGAAAACCGGCAAGACCGTGTTGGCTGGGCGTATAAAGTTTCCGAAAAAACCGAGCGTGCTCGCGAACGTTTTGATGCTTGGGCTGAAGATTATGACCGTGATGTGCACGACCTTTATGGTTGGAATGGTCCTGATGCCACTAGCGATTTTGTTTTAAAGCACGTTGCAAAAGACGCATCCATTTTGGATGCTGGTGCGGGCACCGGCCTAATGGGCGTTCTTCTGCGCGAGAACGGGTACCATGATTTAACAGGCACCGATATTTCGCAAAAAATGCTCGACGTCGCGCGCACGAAGAATATCTATAAGCAAGATTTTCAAGCCGACCTCACCAAATCACTACCCTTGGATGATAGCTCCTTTGATTGCGTCGTATGCGTTGGGGTTAGTGGCTATATGGTTGCGCAGACCATCGGCGATTTCGTCCGTATTCTAAAACCATCTGGCCATATTATCTATACAATCAGCGATAACCATTATTATGAACATGGCTATAGTGATGTTGTAGAAGCGCTCGCTTTATCAGGCGATATAAAGATTTTAGAAAAAGGCGAAGAATTTGCGGCCCTTCCAATTTCAGACCCGCACCACAAAGCGCGCGTGCATGTCTATAAAAAAATCGGATAG
- a CDS encoding nicotianamine synthase family protein — protein sequence MTNEIASLDEQIIEITNVIAFYAKRLTLMRGRDVTTEARSRSYLSSGSAETAYQTVSPWYQILEPIYAELEGLMQQADSDDTARILADDRIKGALEHLHQIRAAYEFDKEIDAAKTILGLEDPAQHLAEIMDHQSYWILTEPVLKALKGAKNVAVIGSGPLPLTALGVAEQTDAFVTCFELDKDAFDLGNKIIAHSPQKQNIACLNQLAKGGDVFKKFDAVISAVLLGVDLDSPIHIPKSETLNAFLSAVPNNAPVILRDPFRLGSLFYPAAQTDQLSNVDVNRFDPLAVIGEPYRSSFLILRTSS from the coding sequence ATGACCAATGAAATTGCTTCACTTGACGAGCAAATAATTGAAATCACAAATGTCATCGCCTTTTACGCAAAACGCCTCACGTTGATGCGGGGGCGAGACGTGACAACGGAAGCACGAAGCCGCAGCTATCTTTCAAGTGGCAGTGCCGAAACCGCTTATCAAACTGTTTCGCCTTGGTATCAAATACTCGAACCAATTTATGCCGAGCTTGAAGGTTTAATGCAGCAAGCAGACAGTGATGATACAGCCCGTATTTTGGCCGATGATCGCATTAAGGGCGCGCTTGAGCATCTTCACCAAATTAGAGCGGCCTATGAATTTGACAAAGAGATTGATGCGGCAAAAACAATTTTAGGCTTAGAAGACCCTGCCCAACATTTAGCTGAGATCATGGATCATCAGTCCTACTGGATTTTGACTGAGCCTGTTTTGAAGGCACTCAAGGGTGCCAAGAATGTTGCCGTTATTGGTTCTGGTCCTCTTCCTCTGACAGCGCTTGGTGTCGCGGAACAAACGGACGCTTTTGTTACGTGTTTCGAGCTTGATAAGGACGCCTTTGATCTCGGCAACAAAATCATTGCCCATAGTCCGCAAAAACAAAACATCGCGTGTTTGAACCAATTGGCTAAAGGCGGTGATGTTTTCAAAAAGTTTGATGCGGTCATTTCAGCGGTGCTTTTGGGCGTGGATCTTGATAGTCCAATTCACATTCCAAAATCTGAAACGCTGAATGCCTTTCTAAGTGCTGTACCAAACAACGCGCCGGTCATCTTGCGTGACCCGTTTCGCTTAGGCAGTTTATTTTATCCAGCCGCTCAAACTGATCAACTTTCAAATGTCGACGTCAATCGGTTTGATCCTCTAGCAGTAATTGGCGAACCCTATCGTTCCTCTTTCCTCATTTTGCGGACATCCAGTTAA
- a CDS encoding TIGR02186 family protein, translating to MNSIAKIIAALFVGLWMQAASAQQLVTGLTNETVFITSDFNGTELVIFGTINDMQKPAGDTGEEITLERYDVVIVMEGPKEPGVVRKKQRAAGIWINKENVEFGDIPSSYLMQTSADMEKPGFDDALKTLQVGFNHMQMGDISNVVTHGETSEFREAIIRLKMGNQLYRQNVGVEFLGDNLFRARIQIPPLVPVGIHQVRSYLLLDNELVSGSTHAINIRKTGFEQATYSFSRNYGYLYGVICVIIAMLTGWLSSVIFRRD from the coding sequence ATGAACAGCATAGCGAAAATCATAGCTGCTTTGTTTGTTGGCCTTTGGATGCAGGCTGCCAGTGCGCAGCAATTGGTGACCGGTCTGACAAATGAGACGGTATTCATCACATCAGACTTCAACGGCACTGAACTGGTCATTTTTGGTACGATCAATGATATGCAAAAACCGGCAGGCGATACGGGCGAAGAAATTACCCTTGAGCGCTATGATGTTGTGATTGTAATGGAAGGTCCCAAAGAACCAGGCGTTGTTCGCAAGAAGCAACGGGCCGCTGGAATTTGGATCAACAAAGAAAATGTTGAGTTTGGCGATATCCCATCATCCTATTTAATGCAGACATCTGCTGATATGGAAAAGCCGGGCTTTGATGATGCTTTAAAGACTTTGCAAGTTGGCTTCAACCATATGCAGATGGGTGATATTTCCAATGTCGTGACCCATGGAGAGACAAGCGAATTTCGTGAAGCCATTATACGGCTGAAAATGGGAAACCAGCTTTATCGTCAAAATGTCGGCGTTGAGTTTCTAGGCGATAATCTGTTTAGAGCGCGTATTCAAATTCCGCCACTTGTGCCTGTTGGCATTCATCAAGTTCGCAGTTATTTGTTGCTTGATAATGAGCTGGTTTCCGGCTCAACCCACGCTATCAACATCCGCAAAACAGGCTTTGAACAAGCAACTTATAGTTTCTCTCGTAACTATGGTTATCTCTACGGTGTTATCTGCGTGATCATTGCGATGCTGACAGGCTGGCTTTCCAGCGTGATATTCCGCCGCGACTAA
- a CDS encoding cis-3-hydroxy-L-proline dehydratase: MKITAIKAWQVDLPLKEGRYSWSNGNFVEVFDSTVVEITTDEGLSGYAECCPLGSAYLPSYAIGVRAGLQELAPHLIGKDPLNLGEINRTMDAALRGHPYAKAPLDIACWDLLGKATGQPVYSLLGGAAQDDVVLYRAISQQSADEMAAKIKTYSSEGYTRFQLKVGGNANDDIERIFATREVLSAQDTLVADANTGWTRHEAARVVSAVADVDVYIEQPCLTYEECVSIRRRTARPFILDEVIDNAGNLVRGLSEDAMDVINLKISKVGGLTRAKLMRDLAVESGIPMIIEDTWGGDITTAAIAHLARSTPSDFCFAATDFNSYGTVTIAENAPQRVNGRMTAPNEPGLGIKPIFDVLGEPVLSFS; this comes from the coding sequence ATGAAAATTACCGCAATTAAAGCATGGCAAGTTGATCTGCCTCTCAAAGAGGGCCGCTATAGCTGGTCTAATGGTAATTTCGTTGAGGTGTTTGATAGCACGGTTGTGGAAATCACCACCGATGAAGGGTTAAGTGGATACGCTGAATGTTGTCCGCTCGGTTCTGCCTATTTGCCATCTTACGCCATTGGTGTGCGGGCGGGCTTGCAAGAACTTGCGCCACATCTAATTGGCAAAGACCCGCTTAATCTTGGTGAAATCAACCGAACAATGGACGCCGCTCTGCGTGGACATCCTTATGCTAAGGCACCCTTGGATATTGCGTGTTGGGATTTGCTTGGCAAAGCGACGGGCCAACCCGTTTATTCCTTGCTTGGTGGAGCCGCTCAAGATGACGTTGTGCTTTATCGCGCGATCTCCCAACAAAGTGCGGATGAGATGGCGGCGAAGATCAAGACCTATTCGTCTGAAGGCTATACGCGGTTTCAATTGAAGGTTGGTGGGAATGCCAATGATGATATTGAGCGCATTTTTGCCACGCGGGAGGTTTTGTCCGCGCAAGATACGCTGGTTGCTGATGCCAATACTGGCTGGACCCGCCATGAAGCAGCCCGCGTTGTCAGCGCCGTGGCTGATGTGGATGTTTATATTGAGCAGCCTTGCCTCACCTATGAAGAATGCGTCTCGATTAGGCGGCGAACAGCAAGGCCATTTATTTTGGATGAGGTAATTGATAACGCGGGCAATTTGGTGCGCGGCCTTAGCGAAGATGCGATGGATGTAATCAATCTTAAAATATCAAAAGTTGGCGGTCTGACGCGGGCAAAGCTGATGAGGGATTTGGCTGTTGAATCGGGTATTCCCATGATTATCGAAGACACATGGGGTGGTGACATCACAACGGCAGCTATCGCACATTTAGCACGCTCCACACCAAGTGACTTCTGTTTTGCGGCGACGGACTTTAATAGTTACGGAACCGTGACAATTGCGGAAAACGCGCCACAACGGGTGAACGGTCGTATGACGGCACCAAATGAACCGGGTTTGGGTATCAAGCCAATTTTTGATGTTTTGGGTGAGCCGGTATTGAGCTTTAGCTAG
- a CDS encoding sulfite exporter TauE/SafE family protein, translated as MYLYLPIAELPVNVLIFLGMGAAVGFLSGMFGVGGGFLMTPLLIFSGIPSAVAVATEANQIVASSFSGALVHFRRKSIDFKLGGLLLVGGLVGSLFGVLLFGFLRQIGQLDLIIKLAYVGFLGAIGSLMLYESVGFIRRSAQAAKAGKQLKAKMPGQHNWIHGLPFKMRFKRSKLYISAIPVLLIGALVGVLAAIMGVGGGFIMVPAMIYLLRVPTNVVIGTSLFQIMFVTMFTTIIQAGSNFTVDVMLAFILMVGGVIGAQFGARTGQKLKGEQLRALLALIVLGVCVRLGYELIATPSELFSIGFGGH; from the coding sequence ATGTATCTTTATCTACCGATTGCCGAGCTTCCGGTGAATGTGCTCATTTTTTTGGGCATGGGTGCGGCTGTGGGTTTTTTGTCGGGCATGTTTGGCGTTGGTGGCGGTTTTTTGATGACGCCCCTTTTGATTTTTTCCGGCATTCCATCTGCCGTGGCGGTTGCGACAGAAGCCAACCAAATTGTTGCCTCATCTTTCTCCGGTGCGCTTGTCCACTTTCGCAGAAAAAGTATTGATTTTAAGCTTGGCGGGTTATTGCTTGTAGGCGGCTTGGTTGGTTCGCTATTTGGTGTTTTACTTTTCGGCTTCTTAAGGCAAATTGGTCAACTCGATTTGATCATTAAACTCGCCTATGTCGGCTTTCTTGGCGCCATTGGTAGCTTGATGCTTTATGAGAGCGTTGGGTTTATTCGTCGATCTGCGCAGGCGGCAAAAGCTGGTAAGCAGTTAAAAGCCAAGATGCCGGGCCAGCACAATTGGATCCACGGCTTGCCGTTTAAAATGCGGTTTAAGCGGTCTAAACTTTATATTAGCGCAATTCCTGTTTTGTTGATTGGCGCACTTGTGGGTGTCTTGGCAGCGATCATGGGTGTGGGCGGTGGTTTCATCATGGTTCCCGCTATGATCTATCTACTCCGTGTTCCGACAAATGTTGTGATCGGCACATCGCTCTTCCAAATTATGTTCGTGACGATGTTCACGACGATCATTCAAGCTGGTTCAAACTTCACCGTTGATGTCATGTTGGCCTTTATCTTGATGGTTGGTGGTGTGATTGGTGCCCAATTCGGTGCGCGCACGGGCCAAAAGCTCAAAGGTGAACAACTGCGTGCTTTACTTGCCCTGATCGTCTTGGGTGTTTGTGTGCGGCTTGGCTATGAGTTGATTGCGACGCCGAGCGAATTGTTCTCCATCGGGTTTGGGGGGCACTAA
- a CDS encoding M50 family metallopeptidase, with protein MLLANFFKFHWQMILITAGIIACWDFAFVFPVKILVIFLHEFAHGVAVILTGGTWENLSLNVNQGGHVLFRGGNRFVIASAGYLGSLFFGVVLFVAAVRTNFDRYVLGFLGAVMILVAAIYSREMFPLLFCILFGVAMIVIAWFAHSLVSDLLLRIFGLVSMIYVPYDIFSDTIQRSHVRSDARVIAEEIGGATVFWGGLWLLISVVVILVTIKFCLSDESNLFSIRKKNPPVI; from the coding sequence TTGCTGCTGGCCAATTTTTTCAAATTTCACTGGCAGATGATCTTGATAACAGCAGGCATTATTGCCTGCTGGGATTTTGCGTTTGTATTTCCCGTCAAAATACTCGTTATTTTTCTCCATGAATTCGCCCACGGTGTTGCGGTCATTTTGACAGGTGGAACATGGGAAAACCTGTCCCTTAATGTAAATCAGGGTGGCCACGTTTTATTTCGAGGTGGCAACCGCTTTGTTATTGCTTCTGCTGGATATTTAGGGTCGCTGTTTTTTGGTGTCGTTTTATTCGTTGCTGCGGTGCGCACCAATTTCGATCGTTATGTTCTCGGCTTCCTTGGTGCCGTCATGATTTTAGTGGCGGCAATCTATTCACGAGAGATGTTTCCCTTGCTTTTTTGCATCTTGTTTGGTGTTGCGATGATCGTGATTGCATGGTTCGCGCATTCATTGGTGAGTGATTTATTGCTCAGGATTTTTGGCCTCGTAAGCATGATCTATGTGCCATACGATATTTTCAGCGACACCATACAACGTTCACATGTCAGATCAGATGCAAGAGTCATTGCCGAAGAAATTGGCGGTGCAACGGTTTTTTGGGGCGGCTTATGGTTGCTGATTAGTGTTGTCGTAATATTGGTGACGATCAAGTTTTGCCTCAGTGATGAAAGCAATTTGTTTTCAATTAGGAAAAAGAACCCGCCAGTAATTTGA
- a CDS encoding nicotianamine synthase family protein → MTKYDVQNSNNEIISLCEQIAETPINDLDRLEELYSKLDPILDVADQETVDLVLSDTTFQENRDQLHTKRAHYEYDREKLLADEIIAEHNADVAAKFRSHDWYDKALDFETTALAPYKLQNILFVGSGPFPTSPMAFLRNNPSAKVSCMERYEAACEKAREVANIFGMDALNIINNESTDVTDFSDYDCVIVGLVVGAVQEQKAKIVKHFLDHVPEETLLCFRTADGSGQIIYPSVDLDHLAGLNYKVLEGPPHKSFTLVILERGQ, encoded by the coding sequence ATGACGAAATATGACGTTCAAAACTCCAACAACGAGATTATTTCGCTCTGCGAGCAAATCGCTGAAACACCAATTAATGACCTTGATCGTTTGGAAGAACTCTATTCCAAGCTTGATCCCATTTTGGACGTTGCAGACCAAGAAACTGTTGACTTGGTTTTGAGCGATACAACATTTCAAGAAAACCGAGATCAACTTCACACCAAACGTGCGCATTATGAATATGATCGCGAGAAGCTTCTGGCTGACGAAATCATCGCTGAACATAATGCCGATGTGGCCGCAAAATTTCGGAGCCATGATTGGTATGACAAGGCATTGGATTTTGAAACAACAGCCCTAGCGCCCTATAAGCTGCAAAACATCTTGTTCGTTGGCTCAGGTCCGTTTCCAACATCCCCAATGGCCTTTTTACGCAATAATCCAAGCGCCAAAGTTTCCTGTATGGAGCGCTATGAAGCCGCTTGTGAAAAGGCGCGAGAAGTCGCCAATATTTTTGGCATGGACGCGCTCAACATTATCAACAATGAGAGCACGGACGTTACCGACTTTTCTGACTATGATTGCGTCATCGTCGGCTTGGTGGTCGGTGCTGTCCAAGAGCAAAAAGCAAAAATCGTCAAACACTTTCTTGATCACGTGCCTGAAGAAACACTACTGTGTTTTCGCACAGCGGACGGTTCTGGTCAGATTATCTATCCAAGTGTAGATTTAGACCATTTGGCGGGTCTCAATTATAAAGTTTTGGAAGGTCCGCCCCATAAGAGCTTTACACTTGTCATTTTGGAGCGTGGTCAATGA
- a CDS encoding pilus assembly protein N-terminal domain-containing protein gives MLSILSRNTRISLLSLLVGAGAMVSTMLVVDTARATDSLEITVDHAKVMRTSKPASTIIIGNPGIADATVQDSNTLIITGKSYGVTNMIILGEDGQPIADTLLTVRAEAVNAVTVYRRTERETFSCSPNCERSLVLGDGATTFGEVQSQVEQRNTFAGGGN, from the coding sequence ATGCTGTCAATTTTATCTCGTAATACTCGTATTTCCCTGCTCTCACTTCTTGTTGGCGCAGGCGCGATGGTTTCAACAATGCTCGTCGTAGATACAGCGAGAGCAACAGATTCACTAGAGATAACGGTAGACCACGCAAAAGTTATGCGTACGTCTAAGCCTGCATCAACGATTATCATCGGCAATCCAGGCATTGCAGATGCAACAGTGCAAGATTCCAACACATTGATCATTACTGGTAAAAGCTACGGCGTGACCAACATGATCATTCTGGGTGAAGATGGTCAGCCTATCGCTGATACGCTTTTAACGGTTAGAGCGGAAGCGGTAAACGCTGTAACGGTCTATCGTCGTACAGAGCGTGAAACGTTCAGCTGCTCACCAAATTGCGAACGCTCGCTTGTTCTTGGTGATGGCGCAACTACATTTGGTGAAGTACAAAGCCAAGTTGAACAACGCAATACATTTGCTGGTGGTGGTAACTAA
- a CDS encoding 2-hydroxymuconate tautomerase, with product MPIIRVEMLKGRTTDQKRKMAQELTHAFINTAGGNAAAVQVVITDVEKEDWSAGGELMLDKYPD from the coding sequence ATGCCGATTATTCGCGTTGAAATGCTAAAAGGCAGAACAACTGACCAAAAGCGCAAAATGGCGCAAGAGCTAACCCATGCTTTCATCAATACAGCCGGTGGCAATGCAGCAGCCGTTCAAGTGGTCATCACTGATGTTGAAAAAGAAGATTGGTCTGCAGGCGGCGAACTTATGCTGGATAAATATCCAGACTAG
- the nth gene encoding endonuclease III, with the protein MTDAKPKMKKSTPASTKAAPKKKRMPRRAYNEAEIRRIFKRLEKQNPEPKGELDHVNTYTLLVAVVLSAQATDIGVNKATKELFKIATTPEEMVALGEDKVRDHIKTIGLYKAKAKNVIKLSQMLIDDHNSEVPPDRDIMETLPGVGRKTANVVLNMAFGQLTIAVDTHLFRIGNRCKIAPGNTPLDVELAFDRVIPDDIKFHAHHWLILHGRYICKARKPDCHNCVIADLCKSKEKTHDVPPVGYDF; encoded by the coding sequence ATGACAGACGCCAAGCCAAAAATGAAAAAATCTACGCCTGCAAGCACCAAGGCTGCACCGAAAAAAAAGCGCATGCCTCGCCGTGCCTATAATGAGGCTGAAATTCGTCGGATTTTCAAACGGCTTGAAAAGCAAAACCCAGAGCCAAAGGGCGAGCTTGATCACGTCAATACTTATACCTTGCTTGTGGCTGTGGTGCTTTCTGCGCAGGCAACAGATATTGGTGTGAACAAAGCAACGAAAGAACTGTTCAAGATCGCGACAACGCCTGAAGAGATGGTGGCTCTTGGCGAAGACAAAGTTCGCGATCACATCAAGACGATTGGGCTTTATAAGGCGAAGGCAAAAAACGTCATCAAGCTCTCGCAAATGTTGATTGATGATCATAACAGCGAAGTGCCGCCAGACCGTGACATTATGGAGACCTTACCAGGTGTTGGTCGTAAAACGGCCAATGTGGTGCTGAACATGGCCTTTGGCCAGCTCACCATTGCCGTTGATACCCATCTTTTCCGCATTGGTAATCGCTGTAAGATTGCGCCGGGTAATACGCCTTTAGATGTCGAGCTCGCCTTTGACCGGGTCATCCCTGATGACATCAAATTTCACGCCCATCACTGGCTCATTTTGCACGGACGTTACATCTGCAAAGCGCGCAAACCAGATTGCCACAATTGTGTGATCGCTGATCTATGCAAATCGAAGGAAAAGACCCATGATGTGCCACCGGTTGGGTATGATTTTTAA
- a CDS encoding 2,3-bisphosphoglycerate-dependent phosphoglycerate mutase, whose amino-acid sequence MPQTLVLVRHGQSEWNLKNLFTGWRDPDLTEKGVEEAIEGGRKLKAKGISFDIAFTSVLQRAQKTCDLILNEIGQPDLETIRDQALNERDYGDLAGLNKDDARAKWGDEQVHIWRRSYDTPPPGGESLKDTGARVWPYFLHDVLPQVMGGKTVLVAAHGNSLRALVMAMEGLAPEAILKKEIATGVPMIYTLNDDTSLASVEILD is encoded by the coding sequence ATGCCACAAACACTCGTTCTCGTCCGTCACGGACAAAGTGAATGGAATTTGAAAAACCTCTTCACTGGATGGCGCGACCCTGATTTGACCGAAAAAGGCGTTGAAGAAGCAATCGAAGGTGGCCGTAAGCTGAAAGCCAAAGGCATCAGTTTTGATATCGCATTTACATCTGTATTGCAGCGTGCGCAAAAGACCTGTGATTTGATCCTCAATGAGATTGGTCAGCCGGATCTTGAGACCATTAGAGATCAAGCGCTCAACGAACGAGATTATGGCGATCTGGCTGGTCTCAACAAAGATGATGCCCGCGCAAAATGGGGTGACGAGCAAGTTCACATTTGGCGCCGCTCTTATGATACCCCGCCCCCAGGTGGTGAAAGCTTGAAAGATACAGGCGCGCGGGTTTGGCCTTATTTCTTGCATGACGTTTTGCCGCAAGTAATGGGTGGCAAGACTGTTCTTGTTGCAGCCCACGGCAATTCTTTACGAGCATTGGTTATGGCGATGGAAGGCCTAGCGCCAGAAGCAATTCTTAAAAAGGAAATCGCAACAGGCGTTCCAATGATCTATACGCTCAACGATGACACTAGCTTGGCAAGCGTTGAAATTCTCGACTAG